Genomic window (Trichomycterus rosablanca isolate fTriRos1 chromosome 27, fTriRos1.hap1, whole genome shotgun sequence):
ATCAGACCTACGGTCCTTCACAAAAGGCTATATGTGCTGTATTAATGCATATACAGAACTCTAGCTAACCCGAGATAACATGTTGTCTGTTTCCATGTATTCTTCAGAACTACACAATTAAAGCTGCATACAAAAGCATGAGAGCGGGTTCTAATAAAACTAGTGCTGCTACTAATAAAATTAATCTGCTGTGTCATCAAATAATAATAGACTGCGGCCTGTTTGGAAGTTAAATTAAAGATACGGTCAGTGATTTTGGCTGAAGTTTGCAGAAGCTAGGTGTTTTGAAACTCAAAATCCAAACAAATATAACCCCTCCCTGGAGCGTTCTGTTCAAAGCTAATACATGTCCATGGCCTAGGCTACAACACCTGAATGCTAGTGCAGAAGGGACAGCTTTCTGAATTGACAGGTAACATTATtgacagcattttacaaaaccaaaaataaagaagtgtttcttctgagcatttatttttattaacagctGCCAGTATAACAGCATAGCTGATGCTGTAACATTTTACCACATTACAGCAGTTCTCAACTTAAAGGGCAGAAACTTGTTTCATGGGTTTGTGATTGTTTTCAGCCCCTAAAGCGAGATCAAACAGGTCCAGCCCCTGAATTTGGTACACATTTACATAtgtaactttcttttttttttctatttgtgtGCAATATACATGCAAATAAACCCTCAAAAGATCACACTGTGTACTCTGGTTCACTCGCATGTACTCTgagaagaacaaaaaaatgaatTTAGCTAAGCTGAAAAGAAAGGTTTTCCATTGTGGAAGAAAATAGCTAATGTTAGCTGACATGGTGCTCAAATATAAAAGAAAGATTAAGATAATTAAATGAATTGAGATGTCACATTTGATGCTGAAATACAagccattttaaaaacagtttggTAACAGCAAGCAAGCTTAAACACTGTCTTCTTTCAAACaaacataatgaaaaaaaaaacaatgtcaagcaatgtaaaattataaaaataaaagcaacaaaaacaaccaaaaagaaaaatgacaGAGTTTAAATCATCAAGTCAAACCAACATTGAAGGGTGAAACACTATGTGTGTACTGTCTTTAGTAACTATATATTACAGTGCAATAGGATTGTATGGAAACAGGCTCTATCCAGCTTTTAATATGAttttaatgaatacatttaaagattaaaacatacacactggtgacaaattaataaaacactAGGACATTAGTGTTTAACAGATGTGTAAATGGGATTAGATCTGATGACTAAATACAATAGCATATAATTCATCATTCTCATCCTGGAAGATACAGCTCTCATCATAACATAAAAtcctattatattatattaatcagGTGACAGGTTGGCTCTTCTCTCTAAGGGAGCAAGTGGAGTTAAACCATGACAGTAAAATGCCCACACAATTGTCCTGCTGTATGTCTGTATGGATAATGATGCCTTTTCACCAGTAGATGGTAATACAAACCAATAAATGAccagtgaaataaaatattaacaacaaGCTGCCTGGATAAACATCAGAACAACGATAAAAAGAACTTATTTACAAATACAGTAGTtatatttgatgtttatttacaGCTGTAATAGGAATCGTGGTCGGTTACAGAAAAGCCACTTTTATTGTTATAGCGCATATATGAGTCGCACAATATGCGCATATGTTGCGCAGTAAGGATCCTCCTTGACACACCCGATAATCTGTTTTGCATTAGAGAAGTGAGCTAGCCTCTTGCTACAAATAAAGCGGAGAAGCTACCAAGCTAACTATACAAAATCTGAAGTGGAATATTCAGGGCGAAAATGGCCTCTCTCGGGGAACCTGTGCGACTAGAAAGAGGTAAATAGCacattgtaataaataattcagGGACTAAACGTCAGTGAAAGACGCGCTGTAATCTGAGGAGCTGTAACGATGCTAGCTTTAAACAACAGCTAACGTTTACTAGCGCTTCCATCTGATGACGCTTcatgtgtttatatgttttGGCAGGAACGTGACATTTAAGCAGTGAATTCAGAATTAAAGTGTTAGCtgtatgacgttaaaataaatcctaaataaataaataacaatgttAGTTGTACGGGTTAAAGTGCTAGACATTTGCTtatggctgtgtctcaaatcccATACGACCGTGCTACATAGTGTTTACACTATAAAATACAAGACACAAACGTCCAACCAGACAGCAGTTACTGAATCCCTTCCATAGTTCACACTTCCGTAGGCTATACAAATCATTGATTTATACAATCAAGTATTGTAATAATTTCTTTAATAATTACAGTTGTTTTAGTATATATGTGTTTGTGAGTATATACATTTgtaatactgactgtagtccatctgtttctctacatacctcttaagcctgctttcaccctgttcttcaatggtcaggaccccccacaggaccaccacaggaccaccacagagcaggtgttattatgttgtactggtatgactggatctgctgtgtctgatccactcataccagcacaacacacactaacacaccaccaccatgtcagtgtcactgcagtgctgagaatcatccaccacccaaataatacctgctctgtggtggtcctgtgggggtcctgaccattgaagaacagcatgaaagggggctaacaaagcatgcagagaaacagatggaactacaaagtgcttctatatggtaagtggagctgataaaatggacagtgagtgtagaaactaggaggtggtcataatgttatggctgattattgtatatatacagtgtatcacaaaagtgtgtacacccctcacatttctgcagatatttaagtatatcttttcatgggacaacactgacaaaatgacactttgacacaatgaaaagtagtctgtgtgcagcttatataacagtgtaaatttattcttccctcaaaataactcaatatacagccattattgtctaaaccaccggcaacaaaagtgagtacacctctaagagactacacccctaaatgtccaaattgagcactgcttgtcattttccctccaaaatgtcatgtgatttgttagtgttactaggtctcaggtgtgcatagtgagcaggtgtgttcaatttagtagtacagctctcacactctctcatactggtcactgaaagttccaacatggcacctcatggcaaagaactctctgaggatcttaaaagacgaattgttgcgctacatgaagatggccaaggctacaagaagattgccaacaccctgaaactgagctgcagcacagtggccaagatcatccagcgttttaaaagagcagggtccactcagaaaagacctcgcgttggtcgtccaaagaagctgagtgcacgtgctcagcgtcacatccaactgctgtctttgaaagataggcgcaggagtgctgtcagcattgctgcagagattgaaaaggtggggggtcagcctgtcagtgctcagaccatacgccgcacactacatcaaattggtctgcattgctgtcaccccagaaggaagcctcttctgaagtctctacacaagaaagcccgcaaacagtttgctgaagacatgtcaacaaaggacatggattactggaaccatgtcctatggtctgatgagaccaagattaatttgtttggttcagatggtctcaagcatgtgtggcggcaatcaggtgaggagtacaaagataagtgtgtcatgcctacagtcaagcatggtggtgggaatgtcatggtctggggctgcatgagtgcagcaggtgttggggagttacatttcattgagggacacatgaactccaatatgtactgtgaaatactgaagcagagcatgatcccctccctccggaaactgggtcgcagggcagtgttccagcatgataatgaccccaaacacacctctaagacgaccactgctttattgaagaggctgagggtaaaggtgatggactggccaagcatgtctccagacctaaacccaatagaacatctttggggcatcctcaagcggaaggtggaggagcgcaaagtctcgaatatccgccagctccgtgatgttgtcatggaggagtggaaaagcattccagtggcaacctgtgaagctctggtaaactccatgcccaggagagttaaggcagttctggaaaataatggtggccacacaaaatattgacacttcaggaactttcactaaggggtgtactcacttttgttgccggtggtttagacattaatggctgtatattgagttattttgagggaagaataaatttacactgttatataagctgcacacagactacttttcattgtgtcaaagtgtcattttgtcagtgttgtcccatgaaaagatatacttaaatatctgcagaaatgtgaggggtgtactcacttttgtgatacactgtatataaaatattgcACTACCTATTTAAgtataagtgggtagcactgtcgcctcacagcaacaaggtccgcCAAGTATTACTAAAATATCACTCAGCCGAGTTGTAAAAGTTAGAttttcaaaaaaagaaaaagaaaaaaatgacatttattaataagtaaGTATTTATGAGATTTTACCACATGGCTGTGTTCATGCGTTCTTCAACTGTTGGTAATATGGCAGATTTTCCACTACACTATACTTGATCCAGATTGTGTAATGCAGCAGCGATGTAAAACCCAGGTAATGCCAAACATCTCATACACAGATGGTCTTGAATAATACGTAGGCCTGGTCTGTGGTCTTGTCCTGCCTGACAGTTCTCTTCTTTTCAGACATTTCTCGTGCCGTCGAGCTGTTGGACAAACTCCAGAGAACGGGAGAAGTGCCACCTCAGAAACTGCAGGCCCTACAGAGGGTTTTGCAAAGTGAATTCTGCAGCGCTGTACGAGAGGTACGTTTATAAGCTTATAGTATATAGTCTAGTCATTCATCTTTCTTTTACATAGTGGAGAaaaggccaaaaagtattttgtaGATGGCAACAAAGTTGTGGCCAAATTTTGATTTATACTGTTGTCATGTGGTaccatttaaaattttttttaacagtatGACAAAGTGATCTTTTGGGCTTGCTGAGTgattatattatgcactgtagatggtaaaagacaaaaaaatctCTCCATCGTACATTAAAAGACATTGTTCTTAAACTGAGGGGTTTATTTAGCCTCGAACCATCCTTGCTAATAAAAGACAAGTTCtttgcagatgttttttttttaattaaaactctGCATCATCTGCTTAAGATATTCGTAGTCTTAAACTGCCCCATCCCAGCTTTTGgtgcttattattttattatctatttatagttttattttggGGCTTGGTCGCTGAACAGTTGGCTTGTGCATGATATCTTAAGAATTGATTTGACTAATGAGATGAATCAGAAGATTCATTTCTTGTTGCCAAGATGAAAGACTAATTAAAATTCACAAATAAACTGGCCTTCACAGTTCCTCCTGTCATTTCTTAGAGATGAGGGTCTTGGACTCAGTACCCGTGCAGTAACACTTTGCAATCCAAAATTTACTGGCAGTTGAGTTTGTTCTACCCTGCTGCTTCGTCATCTGTCGCTTTTATACCATCTACCTCTAAAGGCCATAGACACAGCATGGTGCAAAAATGATCATCTTACTGGTTATGCTATGATTTGGTATCTGCATTTTCTGTGTCAAATatccaaaaataaaagaaataaaaaatgagaCATATATTTTTCTCTGATTTGTACCTAGACACTTTTGGCTCATGTCTGGAGGAAGTTCAGTTTGTTGTGAGTTCAGCTCTCAGAACGTTGCCCATGTGACTCCCTGTGGAGCAGTGTGACGTTTTTTTACTCATACTTGAGGCACCCAAGTGTGTGATTACGGCTTTCGGAGCGATGAGCTAATTTGAGATGTTCTTCAGCCAACGACGCGTGACGGTTGAGTTATGCCTCGATGGTTGATGAGCCTGGCTGCTTAGTAACTCAACACTGCAATCCACTTCAAGCTGTTTATTGACCTACTGCTTATTAGCAGCTCCAGAAACTTGTTTTCTTAAAGCATCCCAAGAATAGGAGTGCAAATGTAGGATCAGATACTTCCTGCATTTTGAGTTCTCAGTAATTAACAGCTCCTAAAATAACGCTGTTCCTGCAGGAtgcttaaaaaaatttttttgacaTAGATCGTACATTTTGGCTGCACCGTTATATAATTTATGTTACAGTTATGTTATTACAATGTTTAATGTTCTCTTTTTTCCCTGTTGTCTTCCTTTATTCCTTTATGCTCGCAGGTTTATGAACATGTGTATGAGACAGTGGACATTAACAGCAGCCCGGAAGTCAGAGCCAATGCCACAGCGAAGGTAATAAAATAGAAGAGGTGGACAGggtgcttaggtggtgcagctgtaGCCCACTAtcggggttcaaatctcagcagtgttatTATCCCGTCAATCgtatacacagacatgattggctatgttttggGACCGGGGTGGTGTAACAGCCTAACCATTGGAAAGTGCACCTGTCATTGCACTCTTGGTGCCTGTCCCACACCCAGATAAAAATAAGGGAGAGGTGCTCATCTCATATAAATTGGCATTCCTCCttatttttgtaataattttggtccccatacttttggccatatggtgtaagACTTTACACTTGTTGTTTTCTACTTCTGTGGCTGTTGTATACACACGTTGCAGAGGACTCATGTTTTCTGCTTTTTTCCTAGGCCACAGTGGCTGCATTTGCTGCCAGTGAGGGACACTCACACCCTCGTGTAGTGGAGCTCCCTAAGACTGAGGAGGGTCTGGGCTTTAACATCATGGGAGGAAAGGAGCAGAACTCGCCCATCTACATTTCCCGAATCATCCCCGGTGGCATTGCTGACCGCCACGGTGGCCTCAAGAGGGGGGACCAGCTGCTATCTGTCAACGGAGTGGTATGAAGGACGCTTTCATGTATTTCGGTGGCTGAGTGATGTTCTTATTGTTCCTGTGCACATTCTCACTCTCAGTATTACAAATGTTATTTGTAGTGTTTgttagcttataaaataatgaatgaatgcataaaCCAGATAAGTGTGTCTAATTAAAAAGcctaaccgagcgtctttagagtttactgagtttataaagaaagaaagaaactgtaGAAAGACAAACACCACTACATCCATGTACATACATGTAGGCGACAGTATAGATCTAGTACGTCTTGTTAAATCAATTCACATCTGTTTACTGCTAGAAACAAAAATGCTTTCCAAGAAGTTAGTcatatttgatttttttcttgCCTTTTAATTTTTAGAGCGTGGAGGGGGAGCACCATGAGAAAGCAGTGGAGCTCTTAAAGGCGGCACAGGGCACAGTCAAACTCGTGGTCCGGTACACCCCTAAAGTGCTGGAAGAGATGGAGTCTAGGTTTGAAAAGATGCGATCTGCTAAACGCCGCCAACAGAACAACTACCCACAGTAGGGTAACCTGCCTGTGTCCATAATGCCCTGtcttactctctcactctccCCCATCTTTTATCTGCCCCTCTTCAACCCAACTTTTCTTCCTCTACCCAGGGATTGACCTCATACACGGCACTTCTTTTTCTGCCTTTCTTGAATTTTCTAAAGATTTTACCATTTTGATTTTAAACATACTGTTTTACATAGTTACACTCAGAAACACACCGACACGCATTGTACACCATCCTGTGTCAGTCAAGGTTGACCGGCTGGGATTGCTGAAAGGCCGTTCGATTCGCTTCTGAGgtgatttatataaaaaaaaatgtattgaatgaattaaataaaagttaaaagtgcCTCAAAAGCAAAAGGAATAAAAATCTGGT
Coding sequences:
- the lin7c gene encoding protein lin-7 homolog C; the protein is MASLGEPVRLERDISRAVELLDKLQRTGEVPPQKLQALQRVLQSEFCSAVREVYEHVYETVDINSSPEVRANATAKATVAAFAASEGHSHPRVVELPKTEEGLGFNIMGGKEQNSPIYISRIIPGGIADRHGGLKRGDQLLSVNGVSVEGEHHEKAVELLKAAQGTVKLVVRYTPKVLEEMESRFEKMRSAKRRQQNNYPQQSTPP